One Persicobacter psychrovividus DNA window includes the following coding sequences:
- a CDS encoding carboxymuconolactone decarboxylase family protein — protein MANFTVPSKEQVSEENQKSFTNLKGALGFVPNIYAYMAHSKTALKDYLALSGRKSSLSIKEQEIVNLATSQLNGCQYCLGAHTMIAKNNGFSGEQVIEARNGEASYDEKLNVLAQFTKEAVDNRGSVSEASKDKFFEAGFTEENLVDVVMLIGDRTITNLMHNLAQFKVDFPAADPMD, from the coding sequence ATGGCAAATTTCACAGTCCCATCGAAAGAACAAGTTTCTGAAGAAAACCAAAAATCATTCACGAACCTTAAAGGTGCTTTAGGTTTTGTACCTAATATTTATGCCTACATGGCGCACAGTAAAACGGCTCTGAAAGATTATTTGGCTTTGAGTGGACGCAAAAGCAGCCTGAGCATTAAAGAACAAGAAATTGTAAACTTGGCCACCAGTCAGTTGAATGGTTGCCAGTATTGTTTGGGAGCGCATACGATGATTGCAAAAAACAATGGCTTCTCTGGAGAGCAGGTTATTGAAGCCCGTAATGGGGAAGCTTCTTACGATGAGAAGCTGAACGTATTGGCGCAATTCACAAAAGAAGCGGTAGATAATCGTGGTAGTGTTTCGGAAGCTTCAAAAGATAAATTTTTTGAGGCAGGCTTTACCGAAGAAAACCTTGTAGATGTGGTGATGTTGATTGGTGACAGAACAATCACTAACCTGATGCATAACCTCGCACAGTTTAAAGTGGACTTCCCTGCTGCAGATCCTATGGATTAA
- the ribB gene encoding 3,4-dihydroxy-2-butanone-4-phosphate synthase, with protein MKTIKEFDRNFEARINEAIAALKAGRGVLVMDDFDRENEGDIIFPAQSITPKDMALMIRETSGIVCLCLTHERCEQLQLPPMVLDNNSKNQTAFTVTIEAKEGVTTGVSAKDRVTTIQTAVAKNAQPEDLARPGHVFPLRAHPDGVFGRRGHTEGSIDLVKLAGLGDSAVLAEVTLEDGTMAKLPEIIAFSEVHDMPVLSIEDIFQYRKLQEKN; from the coding sequence ATGAAAACCATCAAAGAATTTGATCGTAATTTTGAGGCTCGGATAAACGAGGCAATCGCCGCTTTAAAGGCGGGTAGAGGAGTATTGGTGATGGATGATTTTGACCGCGAAAATGAAGGTGATATCATCTTCCCGGCGCAAAGTATCACACCAAAAGACATGGCCCTGATGATCAGGGAAACCAGTGGAATTGTATGTTTATGCCTTACGCATGAGCGATGTGAGCAATTGCAACTGCCACCTATGGTCCTTGACAATAACAGTAAAAACCAGACGGCTTTTACCGTTACCATCGAGGCAAAAGAAGGGGTAACCACCGGGGTTTCTGCCAAAGATCGGGTAACGACAATCCAAACGGCGGTAGCGAAAAATGCTCAGCCAGAAGACTTGGCGCGGCCAGGTCATGTTTTTCCTTTGAGAGCACACCCTGATGGCGTGTTTGGCCGTCGCGGGCATACCGAAGGAAGTATTGATTTGGTGAAACTTGCAGGGCTTGGCGACAGTGCGGTTTTGGCTGAGGTAACCCTCGAGGATGGCACAATGGCCAAATTGCCAGAGATCATCGCCTTTTCTGAAGTTCATGATATGCCTGTACTTTCCATTGAAGACATCTTTCAGTATCGGAAATTGCAAGAAAAAAATTAA
- the bcp gene encoding thioredoxin-dependent thiol peroxidase has translation MSLNIGEQAPAFEGKDQNGNLIKLEDFKGKKVVLYFYPKDNTPGCTAQACNLRDNYEALQQQGYQVIGVSTDGETSHQKFIAKHELPFPLIADEDKKVHELYGTWAEKKNYGRTYMGTVRTTFIIDEEGKLEEIIEKVKTKEHTAQILK, from the coding sequence ATGAGCTTAAATATTGGAGAACAGGCCCCTGCCTTTGAAGGCAAAGACCAAAATGGGAACCTGATTAAATTAGAAGATTTTAAAGGAAAAAAAGTGGTCCTTTATTTTTACCCGAAGGATAATACCCCTGGCTGTACAGCACAGGCTTGTAACCTTCGTGATAATTATGAGGCACTTCAACAGCAGGGTTATCAGGTGATTGGCGTTTCTACAGATGGCGAAACTTCACACCAAAAATTCATTGCCAAACACGAGCTTCCTTTTCCTTTGATTGCCGATGAGGATAAAAAAGTGCACGAACTTTATGGCACCTGGGCTGAAAAGAAAAATTATGGCCGTACCTATATGGGAACAGTGCGTACTACCTTTATTATTGATGAAGAAGGTAAATTAGAGGAAATTATTGAAAAGGTAAAAACGAAAGAGCATACCGCTCAAATCCTTAAATAA
- a CDS encoding M23 family metallopeptidase produces the protein MPHKFRTAFAILIGCLWSLQAIAQVKYVPNYYRFPIEGKQHYLAGTMGELRSGHFHAGIDIKTGGVTGKPVHAAADGYVSRIKVSKYGYGWALYIAHPNGSTTVYGHLSKYNEAIAAAVLKAQYEQKSYSVELFPAKDEFPVKQGEIVAYSGNSGGSGGPHLHFEIRDKNQIPVNPLTFHFDQIKDNVAPTATRIALRPMDIDSRVNKEFQWKDWPLKYNLGTYYIDAPVNAYGRIGIEVLAFDRLNGANNKNGVCSFSMSINDSLIYHHNIDRVSFAESRQIMVYTNYEIAKKRRQKFAKLYVDQGNELKFQQQEFGDGTFWVEPDSTYHVVITMGDAYENHRKIAFDIKGKVLTDNKIDKTVKPKQPYGFKVNGNNLLYWEKKSEEDSLNKAVIHMAYAKAIESPDYSKNDVNYYLWDLYSGIPDSISFHDRNVHLPFEIEVPAGAKFNYFHDRFDLKFKSNTLFQDLYLHTSYEKHGKQEIFTIGKNTIPLKSSYTVTLKADGEYDHEKTAVFTKSGKYYGYVGGKWSEGNKITFSTRSFGHFTIKKDTIPPKINPIQLKNNKLKFRISDNLSGIKSFNAYVNGQWILLHYDYKTRLLVSERLDKTKPLKGEFKVEIEDFLGNVGIYKTTLR, from the coding sequence ATGCCACATAAATTTAGAACAGCTTTTGCCATTCTTATCGGCTGCCTTTGGTCATTGCAAGCCATCGCTCAAGTAAAATACGTCCCTAATTATTACCGTTTCCCCATAGAGGGCAAGCAGCATTATCTTGCAGGTACCATGGGCGAATTGCGTTCAGGGCATTTTCATGCAGGCATTGATATCAAGACTGGTGGGGTGACCGGAAAGCCCGTACATGCTGCCGCGGATGGGTATGTGTCCAGAATTAAGGTATCGAAATATGGCTACGGATGGGCACTTTACATCGCTCACCCCAACGGCTCCACCACCGTTTATGGGCACCTTTCAAAATACAATGAAGCCATAGCTGCTGCGGTACTGAAGGCACAATATGAGCAAAAATCTTACAGTGTGGAACTCTTCCCTGCCAAAGATGAATTTCCTGTAAAACAGGGAGAGATTGTTGCATATTCTGGGAATTCGGGAGGCTCCGGCGGGCCACACCTCCACTTCGAGATTCGCGACAAAAACCAAATCCCTGTGAATCCGCTCACTTTTCACTTTGATCAAATAAAGGACAATGTTGCTCCAACGGCTACCCGCATAGCCCTTCGACCAATGGATATCGACAGCCGGGTAAACAAAGAATTTCAGTGGAAAGACTGGCCACTGAAATACAATTTGGGAACGTACTATATCGATGCACCCGTGAATGCCTATGGCAGAATTGGTATCGAAGTTTTGGCCTTCGACCGCCTGAATGGTGCCAACAATAAAAACGGCGTTTGTAGTTTCTCAATGAGCATTAACGATTCCCTGATTTACCACCACAATATCGACCGTGTTTCTTTTGCTGAATCGCGGCAGATTATGGTGTACACCAACTACGAAATCGCCAAAAAACGCCGACAAAAATTTGCCAAACTTTACGTCGATCAGGGCAATGAACTCAAGTTTCAACAACAGGAATTCGGCGATGGCACTTTCTGGGTGGAGCCCGACAGTACTTACCATGTGGTTATTACGATGGGCGACGCCTATGAAAATCACCGGAAAATTGCCTTCGATATCAAGGGAAAAGTACTGACAGACAATAAAATTGATAAAACCGTGAAGCCCAAACAACCTTATGGCTTTAAGGTGAACGGTAACAACCTACTGTACTGGGAGAAAAAATCGGAAGAAGACAGCCTCAATAAAGCCGTCATTCATATGGCCTATGCAAAGGCGATCGAAAGTCCGGATTACTCAAAAAACGATGTCAATTACTATCTCTGGGATCTGTATAGCGGAATCCCTGATTCGATCAGTTTTCATGACCGAAATGTGCATCTACCCTTTGAGATTGAGGTTCCGGCGGGTGCCAAATTCAATTATTTTCACGATCGCTTTGACCTGAAGTTCAAAAGCAACACTCTTTTTCAGGATTTGTACCTGCATACCTCTTATGAAAAACACGGAAAGCAGGAGATTTTCACCATTGGGAAGAATACCATTCCATTGAAATCATCCTACACTGTTACCCTCAAAGCGGATGGGGAATATGACCATGAAAAAACTGCTGTATTCACAAAATCAGGGAAATATTATGGCTATGTGGGCGGCAAATGGTCTGAAGGAAATAAAATCACTTTCAGCACCCGAAGCTTTGGGCACTTTACCATTAAAAAGGACACTATCCCCCCAAAGATCAATCCTATTCAGCTGAAAAATAATAAATTAAAATTTAGAATATCGGATAATCTTTCAGGCATAAAAAGCTTTAATGCTTATGTGAATGGGCAGTGGATTTTACTGCATTACGATTATAAAACACGCCTGTTGGTTTCTGAGCGATTGGATAAAACCAAGCCACTCAAAGGGGAGTTCAAGGTTGAAATTGAAGACTTTTTAGGAAATGTGGGGATCTACAAAACTACTTTAAGGTAA
- a CDS encoding fumarylacetoacetate hydrolase family protein — MKIICIGRNYADHIEELHNERPESPIIFSKPPSAILPEGNVFEIPEWTNNVHHEIEIVVKINQRAKNLSPEEAEHIFEEYTLGIDFTARDLQSKLKAKGLPWETAKGFDGSAPLGSLFLSKKEVPLTDLNFSLNKNGQPQQVGNTKMMIWKINELIAHISKFFTLEEGDLIFTGTPAGVSQVTEGDILDAFIEDQQILRLQVK; from the coding sequence ATGAAAATTATTTGTATCGGCAGAAACTACGCCGACCATATAGAAGAGCTCCACAACGAACGCCCCGAAAGCCCGATTATTTTTTCAAAACCCCCTTCGGCAATCCTTCCTGAGGGCAACGTATTTGAAATTCCCGAATGGACTAACAATGTGCACCACGAAATCGAGATTGTGGTAAAAATCAACCAAAGGGCGAAAAATTTAAGTCCTGAAGAAGCTGAACACATTTTCGAGGAATACACCCTCGGCATTGATTTTACGGCAAGAGATTTACAGTCGAAACTGAAAGCCAAAGGGTTACCGTGGGAAACCGCAAAAGGCTTTGATGGCTCTGCCCCACTGGGAAGTTTATTCCTCAGCAAGAAAGAAGTACCACTCACAGACCTCAATTTTTCACTGAACAAAAATGGTCAGCCGCAGCAGGTGGGCAACACCAAAATGATGATCTGGAAAATCAACGAACTGATTGCACACATCAGCAAATTTTTCACCCTCGAAGAAGGCGACCTGATTTTTACAGGAACACCTGCAGGCGTGAGTCAGGTGACCGAAGGCGATATTTTAGATGCATTTATTGAAGATCAGCAGATATTGAGGCTCCAAGTCAAATAA
- a CDS encoding fumarylacetoacetate hydrolase family protein, with product MKIICIGKNYVTNVAEKEALRQADPVIFTKPESALLREVDPFYIPDWSDNVFYEAEILVKINHNGKNIKPEFAHKYYDEVGLGFDFTAKDMLNKLREKKSPWDLAKGFNGAAPVCPKFINKEELNLEKLQFSMNVNGEEKQNSDTSFMIWSIDEIVAYVSQFFMLKKGDIIFTGTPAGAGKMEIGDVLEGFIEGKKMLTVNVK from the coding sequence ATGAAAATTATTTGTATAGGTAAAAACTATGTGACCAACGTGGCAGAAAAAGAAGCCCTTCGCCAGGCCGACCCTGTTATTTTCACAAAGCCAGAATCTGCGCTCCTTCGCGAGGTAGATCCATTTTACATTCCTGACTGGAGCGACAATGTATTTTATGAAGCAGAGATTCTTGTAAAAATCAATCATAACGGCAAAAATATCAAGCCTGAATTTGCCCACAAATATTATGATGAGGTTGGCCTTGGTTTTGATTTCACCGCCAAAGACATGCTCAACAAGCTTCGGGAGAAAAAATCGCCATGGGATCTTGCCAAAGGATTCAACGGTGCAGCGCCAGTTTGCCCAAAGTTCATTAATAAAGAGGAATTGAATTTGGAAAAACTACAATTCTCGATGAATGTTAACGGCGAAGAAAAACAAAATTCTGATACTTCATTCATGATCTGGAGCATTGATGAAATTGTGGCTTATGTTTCCCAATTTTTCATGTTGAAAAAAGGTGACATCATCTTTACAGGCACACCTGCTGGTGCAGGGAAAATGGAGATTGGTGACGTTTTGGAAGGTTTTATTGAAGGGAAAAAGATGCTGACGGTAAACGTTAAATAA
- a CDS encoding glycosyltransferase family 9 protein, producing MSQKLQKFLVMQTAFIGDVILATAVIEKIHAAFPEATIDFLLRKGNEGLLKGHPYLGKVYVFDKKGGKFKEMKRLIGEVRKERYDKVINLQRFFSSGFICAASGAKETIGYKKNPMSWAFSSKKDHVFSEVGDENILHEVGRNQALIADFTDPQAVRPKLYPTAENFQKVATYTAEPFVCMAPTSVWFTKQFPASRWVSLIDALPESLKIYILGAPADKAVCQQIIDQTKRKNALNLAGELNLLDSAALMSKSQLNYVNDSAPMHLASAVNAPTVAIYCSTVPAFGYGPLAEFSKVVEVRKPLACRPCGIHGHRNCPKKHFDCGHKINMDTLVDAYTEAVAFQQKNR from the coding sequence ATGAGTCAGAAATTACAGAAATTTTTAGTGATGCAAACTGCGTTCATTGGCGATGTTATCCTGGCAACCGCGGTGATCGAAAAAATACATGCTGCTTTTCCCGAAGCGACCATAGACTTTTTACTGAGAAAGGGCAATGAAGGACTTTTGAAAGGTCACCCTTACCTTGGTAAGGTGTATGTTTTTGATAAAAAAGGCGGGAAGTTCAAAGAGATGAAGCGCCTGATTGGTGAGGTGAGAAAGGAGCGATATGACAAGGTGATCAACCTTCAGCGGTTCTTTTCTTCTGGTTTTATCTGTGCGGCATCTGGAGCCAAAGAAACGATTGGCTATAAGAAAAATCCGATGTCATGGGCTTTCAGCAGTAAAAAAGACCATGTTTTTTCTGAAGTAGGCGACGAAAATATCCTTCATGAAGTGGGGCGTAATCAAGCCTTGATTGCCGACTTTACGGACCCTCAGGCCGTGCGACCCAAATTGTACCCAACCGCGGAAAATTTTCAGAAAGTGGCCACCTACACTGCTGAGCCTTTTGTATGTATGGCTCCTACAAGCGTATGGTTTACCAAGCAATTTCCTGCAAGTCGGTGGGTGTCACTGATCGATGCATTGCCTGAATCGCTGAAAATTTATATTTTGGGAGCGCCAGCAGATAAGGCTGTTTGTCAGCAAATTATAGATCAGACTAAGCGAAAAAATGCGCTGAATTTGGCAGGAGAATTGAACTTGCTTGATTCCGCTGCTCTGATGTCAAAATCACAGCTTAATTATGTGAACGATTCCGCTCCTATGCATTTGGCATCTGCGGTGAATGCACCAACCGTCGCGATTTATTGCTCCACGGTTCCTGCTTTCGGCTATGGGCCCCTGGCAGAATTCAGCAAGGTGGTGGAGGTCAGAAAGCCGCTTGCTTGCCGTCCTTGTGGCATTCATGGACATCGGAATTGTCCTAAAAAGCATTTTGACTGTGGCCATAAAATAAATATGGATACCCTCGTAGACGCCTATACGGAGGCAGTGGCATTTCAGCAAAAAAATCGGTAG
- the murI gene encoding glutamate racemase: MEVKNQPIGIFDSGIGGLTVAKAIHETLPQERLVYFGDIAHLPYGDKSTAALQAYAIKICNVLLSMSCKMILIACNSASAAAYDLVKEYVGSKAIVLNVIDPVVDHVAEHFPEQAVGLIGTRQTVNSNVYLKRIDAKNKGIKLQSLATPLLASMIEEGFYNNNISQSVIDKYLADETLQDIRAIILGCTHYPLIKKEVAHFYKNEVEVIDSSYIVADTVKQKLAEANLLRQHKAANSNTFLVSDYTKSFEASSSLFFGESVKLQKYPLWD; encoded by the coding sequence ATGGAGGTGAAAAATCAGCCTATTGGCATATTTGATTCAGGTATTGGCGGGCTAACGGTGGCGAAAGCCATTCATGAAACGTTGCCTCAGGAGCGCTTGGTGTATTTTGGGGATATTGCACATTTGCCTTATGGGGATAAATCTACGGCTGCTTTGCAGGCCTATGCCATCAAGATTTGCAACGTCTTGCTCAGCATGTCGTGCAAGATGATTCTGATTGCCTGTAATTCGGCATCAGCGGCGGCCTATGATTTGGTGAAGGAGTATGTGGGTTCCAAGGCTATTGTGCTCAATGTGATTGATCCTGTGGTTGATCATGTGGCAGAACACTTTCCTGAACAGGCAGTGGGACTGATTGGAACGCGGCAGACGGTGAATTCCAATGTGTATTTAAAGCGTATTGATGCCAAAAACAAAGGGATTAAATTACAGTCTTTAGCGACTCCGTTGTTGGCCTCGATGATTGAGGAAGGTTTTTACAACAATAACATCAGTCAGTCAGTAATTGACAAATATCTTGCTGATGAAACGCTGCAAGACATTCGCGCCATTATTTTGGGTTGTACTCATTATCCACTGATAAAAAAGGAAGTGGCGCACTTTTACAAAAATGAGGTCGAGGTGATTGATTCTTCCTACATTGTAGCCGATACGGTGAAGCAAAAACTTGCAGAGGCGAACCTGTTGCGTCAGCATAAAGCGGCCAACAGCAATACTTTTCTTGTTTCTGATTACACCAAGTCTTTTGAAGCAAGTTCATCCCTGTTTTTTGGGGAAAGTGTGAAATTACAAAAATACCCGCTTTGGGATTAA
- a CDS encoding histone deacetylase, which yields MLKIAYHPTFCLNLPEGHRFPMAKYELLPQQLLYEGTVNVENFFEPSIDARKWILQTHAEDYVHRLENGQLSKAEIRRSGFPWSREMVDREFLLAAGTIEATQFAMRQGVAMNIAGGTHHAYADKGEGFCLLNDQAIAANYLLDQHALKKILILDLDVHQGNGTAEIFAKQDRVYTFSMHGAKNYPMKKEASDWDIGCPDGMNDEEYLAVLQDALAVLMKEVSPEFIFFQSGVDVLATDKLGRLSLTIEGCKRRDQLVIEWAKNNNVPMTICMGGGYSEKIADIVNAHANTYRLVQSTYF from the coding sequence ATGCTGAAAATTGCCTACCATCCGACCTTTTGTTTGAACTTGCCCGAAGGCCACCGTTTTCCAATGGCGAAATATGAGTTGTTGCCTCAGCAATTACTTTATGAAGGTACGGTAAATGTTGAGAATTTTTTTGAGCCCAGTATAGATGCCCGAAAATGGATTCTTCAAACACATGCTGAGGATTATGTGCACAGGCTGGAAAATGGGCAGTTGAGTAAGGCGGAAATTCGTCGATCTGGTTTTCCGTGGAGCCGTGAGATGGTTGACCGTGAATTTCTGCTCGCCGCAGGTACAATAGAGGCTACTCAGTTCGCCATGCGGCAAGGTGTTGCGATGAATATTGCGGGCGGAACCCATCATGCTTATGCTGATAAAGGAGAAGGATTTTGCCTGCTGAATGATCAGGCGATTGCGGCGAATTACCTGCTGGATCAACATGCACTGAAAAAGATTCTGATTCTTGACCTCGATGTGCATCAGGGTAATGGAACGGCGGAAATATTTGCCAAGCAGGATCGGGTTTATACTTTTTCCATGCATGGCGCGAAAAATTATCCCATGAAGAAGGAAGCGTCTGACTGGGATATTGGCTGCCCCGATGGGATGAACGATGAAGAATACCTGGCTGTATTGCAGGACGCCTTGGCGGTTTTGATGAAAGAAGTATCGCCTGAATTTATTTTCTTTCAGTCGGGGGTTGATGTGTTGGCTACCGACAAACTTGGGCGACTTTCCCTAACGATTGAGGGCTGCAAAAGGCGCGATCAGCTGGTGATCGAGTGGGCTAAAAACAATAATGTTCCCATGACAATCTGCATGGGCGGGGGGTATTCAGAGAAAATTGCCGACATCGTGAATGCCCATGCCAACACTTACCGTTTGGTTCAAAGTACTTATTTTTAG